The genomic DNA CCCTGTGCGGCAGGTGTACTGCGGTTTGTCCGGTGCAGGCCATTGAGCTGGGCGTATTCCGCAAGCGTTCGGTGCAGGCTGATCTGAGCTTGGGGCATTCACCAAGCACGGCCCACAGCGTGTATCACGGCATCCGGCAGCGGATAGATCCCGCCTATGCCTGCGTCGGGTGCGCCATGTGCGCCCAGGTCTGCCCCAATGACGCCATTTTGCCCTATCGATCGGACGAGGCGGACAAGCTCAGGTTTCATGTCAATCGCGGCGGGCAGCCAAGGCGGAGAGGCGGACGGCGGAATGTGCCGGAAGGTGTTTTGGACCGGATCAAGTTCACCCGCATCTCCATGCTCACAGACCCGGCCCTGGACGCCGGCCGGCACGAGTTTGAGCTTCGCACCCTGCTGGGCAGGGTCCTTTCTCCGGAGGAGCAGATTGCGGCCTGGAAAGAGAACAGCTGGACCCCGCCGGTGCGGGAGATCTATCCCTTGATCATTGGCTCCATGTCCTTTGGAGCCCTGTCTCCGAACATGTGGGAAGGATTGATGATGGGGGTGGCCTATCTGAACGAGGAGCTGGGCATGCCGGTGCGCATGGCCACAGGCGAAGGGGGGTGTCCGCCGAGGCTGCTCAGGTCCAGGTTCTTGAAATACGTGATCCTGCAGATCGCCAGCGGATATTTCGGGTGGGACGAGATCATTCACGCCCTGCCGGAAATGACCGAAGACCCTTGTGCTGTGGAGATCAAGTACGGACAGGGGGCCAAGCCCGGGGACGGAGGGCTTTTGATGTGGTACAAGGTGAACAGGCTGATCGCAGCTATACGGGGGGTGCCCCCCGGGGTGAGCCTGCCCAGCCCGCCGACGCACCAGACCAAGTACTCCATTGAAGAAGCGGTGGCCAAAATGATCCAGTCCATGTCCATGGCCTGGGGGTTTCGAGTCCCGGTTTATCCCAAGATCTCCGCTACCTCGACCGCCTTGGCTGTATTGAACAACCTGACCAGGAACGATTACGCGGCCGGGCTGGCCATTGACGGTGAAGACGGGGGGACAGGGGCGGCCTACAATGTGTCCATGGACCACATGGGGCACCCAATCGCCAGCAATCTGCGAGATTGCTACCTGAACCTGGTCAAGCTGGGCAAGCAGAACGAAATCCCCCTGTTTGCCGCCGGGGGGGTGGGCAAGCGGGGCAATCTGGCGGCCAATGCCGCGGCTTTGATCATGCTCGGAGCCAGCGGGGTGCAGATCGGCAAGTACGTGATGCAGGCCGGGGCTGGATGTCTGGGTTCGGAGACTGACCGGTGCAACATCTGCAACATCGGCCTGTGCCCCAAGGGGATCACCTCCCAGGATCCCCGACTGTATCGCCGTCTGGACCCGGAAAAGGTGGCTGAGCGGGTGGTGGATCTCTTTTTGTCTTTTGATACAGAGCTGCGCAAGATCGTGGCCCCTCTGGGCAGATCCACCTCCCTGCCCATAGGCATGTCCGACGCCCTGGGGATTGATGACCCGAACATAGCCCAGCGGCTGCAAATACGGTATGTGGTGTGAGGTCAGTACAATGATGAGCGATACATGGCAGCGCATTTCAGGCAAGGAACAGGGCCGCCGGATTGAGTCCCGGGTCCTGGAGGAAAGGATACAAGAGGCAGTACGGCATGGGCACCGCCACCTGCAGGTGGAGGCCATGGGCCATCACGGCATCGGGGGACGACTGTGGTCCGCAGGGCGGGAACAGGTGCAGATCACCATCATCGGTCCGCCGGGGCAGCGGGTGGGATCCATGGGCTTTGCCAACACGCATATTGAGGTCATGGGCAATGCCTCAGACGATGTGGGCTGGCTGAACGCCGGGGCGGAGATTGTGGTGCACGGCCACGTTGGCAACGGCACAGCCAATGCCATGGCCCAAGGCCGGATCTTGGTGGCGGGAAACACCGGGGCCAGATGCATGACCATGACCAAGCACAATCCCCGGTTCGATCCACCCGAACTCTGGGTCCTGGGCTCGGTCGGCGACTATTTCGCCGAGTTCATGGCCGGAGGCATCGCCGTGATCTGCGGGTATCAGCCCCAGAATCCGGAGAACATCCTCGGGTATCGGCCCTGTGTGGGCATGGTCGGGGGCAAGATATTCTTTCGGGGCCCCCATCAGGGATACAGCCGGCCTGATGCGGTGCTGGAAGCGGTTTCGGACCAGGATTGGAACTGGCTGACCGCTGGTCTGCAGCTTTTTGTCCAACGGATTGAGCAGGAAGATCTGTATTCAGAGCTTGCTCGCCGGGAACAATGGCAGTGTCTGCGGGCCAGGACGCCCGAGGAAAAAAGGGGTTTGCCCCGGCCGGGAATGGGTTCGTTCAGGACCACGGTCTGGGACCGGGAGTTGGGCCAGGGCGGTTTGATCGGGGACATAAGCAGGGACGACCGCTCGACGATTCCAGTCATTACCACCGGAGATCTGCGGCGGTACGTGCCGGTGTGGGAGAACCGGGTCTTTGCCGCCCCGTGCGAGGCCAGTTGTCCAACCGGCATACCGGTCCAGGAACGCTGGCGTCTGGTGCGCGAAGGACGGGTTGACGAGGCTGTTGATCTGGCCCTGTCCTACACCCCGTTTCCGGCCACTGTCTGCGGCTATCTCTGCCCCAATCTGTGCATGCAGAGCTGCACCCGGGCCGGACAGCAGATCCCGGCAGTGGATGTGGCTCAGCTGGGCCGGGCCAGTCTGGAGGCCAAGGCTCCCCAGCTGCCCCCGTTGTCCGGTGCCCGGGTGGCTGTGCTCGGAGCCGGTCCGGCGGGCCTGTCCGTGGCCTGGCAGCTTCGTCTGCTGGGGCATGAGCCGGTTGTCTTCGATCGGGGAGGGAGCCTGGGGGGCAAGATCAGTCAGGTCATACCCGGCTCGCGTATTCCGCACAAGGTGTTATACCACGAGCTGGAACGGATCCGGGAGGTCTTGCCCTCCATTCATTTGCAGCATCCCTTGAGCAAGGACCAGGTGGACCGGCTGCGGGAGGAGTACGACGCGTTGGTCGTGGCTGTCGGAGCCCACGAACCCAGGGTACTTCCACTGCCGGGCAAGGAACATCTGGTCTCGGCCCTGGAATTTCTGCGCCGGGCTCAGGAGGATACAGCCAGTCCGGGCAAACAGGTGGTGATCATCGGGGCCGGAAATGTGGGCTGCGACGCAGCAACTGAAGCAGCCAGGCTGGGAGCGGAGGAGGTCACCCTCCTGGATATCCAGGAACCTGCGTCCTTTGGGGAGGAACGCAGGGCGGCAGAGGCTGCGGGAGCTACGTTCCGCTGGCCGGTGCATGTCAAGGAAGTTCGAGCAGACGGGATAGAGCTGACTGATGGGGAATTTTTGCCCGCAGATACTGTGATCGTCTCCGTGGGTGATCAGCTGGAGACCGGATTCCTTCCGGACAGCGCGGATCTTGAGCACGGATTCGTGCGCGTGGACGCCACCTATCAAACCGCTGACCCCAAGGTTTTTGCTGTCGGGGATGCGGTCAGGCCCGGGCTGATCACCGACGCCATTGGAGCCGGACGGACAGTCGCCCGGACCCTTGACGCCCGCTTCCGGTCCGGGACGAAGGATCCGGAAGATGTGGACCGGCCGATGATTGATCGCAGCCGGATCACCCTGGAGTACTTTGATCCGCGGCGGACGAGTCTTTCCGGAGTGGAGGAGTGCGCCGGGGAATGCGCGTCATGCGGCACGTGCCGGGACTGCGGGATCTGCATAGCCATCTGCCCTCAGGCGGCCATTACCAGGCATGGCTTTGAGGACGGGGACTTTGAGCTGGTGGTCGATCCGGAGCGGTGCATCGGCTGCGGGTTCTGTGCCGCCGCCTGTCCTTGTGGGATATGGAATCTGGTGGAGAATGAGCCGCTGTAGTACATATTTTGGGTTCTTCGACGTAGCCTGTGGATTTTTGGCGTTCGCCGTCTCTTCTGTGTGCCCACTTTCGGCCCGGTATTTTCTAAGCCCCGCCAAAGGGGGATCCCTGCCCCCTCCCGGCTACTCACGTGCAGGTCACTGCTTTCTGTGTGCCTAAAGCTTATCATGCACGTGAGTGCCGGGTTTCCCCCTTTTGGCGGGACCAAGAAAATGTACGGGCCTTACGCTTACGGCACACAGAAGAGACGGCAAACTCTTATGTATGCAATTCCACGTTTTGTGTCGAAGAGCCACATTTTGCGTCAAGCGCAAAATGTGTAATCGAGGCAGCTGACCTCTCAGGCGAATGCCGCCTGCAAAAGCTCCCGGGTATATGCGGTCCGGGGGCTGGTAAAGATGTCTTCAGCCAGGCCGGATTCCACGATCCGGCCCTGACGCATGACCAGGACCCGGTGGCACAGGGCGCGGACCAGCTTGAGATCATGGGAGATGAACAGGTAGGAAAGCCGCATTTCGGCCTGCAGTTTGCGCAGGAGGTCGATGATTTGGCCCTGCACGGAACGATCCAGGGAAGAAGTGGGCTCATCCAGAATAATCAACTTGGGGCGCAGGACAAGGGCACGGGCAATGGCGATGCGCTGTCTTTGGCCGCCGGAGAATTCGTGCGGGTAGCGGTTTCGGAACTCGGGGTCCAGATGCACGGTTTCCATGGCTTTAATGACCAGCATTTCCTGCTCGTTTTTGTCTGCTCCTCTGTGCAGGCCCAGGCCTTCGGCAATGATGTCCTGTGCCGGCATGCGCGGGCTGAGGCTGCCGAAAGGGTCCTGAAAAACCACCTGGATGTCTTTGCGCAGCGGACGCATTTTCTTGGGGGATAGCTGATCAATACGGCGGCCGTTGAGGAGTATTTTCCCCTGGCTGTGGATCAGCCGAAGGACGGCCAGGCCCAGGGTGGTCTTGCCTGAACCGCTCTCACCGACAATGCCCACACTTTCCCCGGCCTTGATATCCACATCCACCCCGTCCACGGCTTTGAAGTGATCCACAGTCCGCTTCAGGATCCCCTTGGAAATTGGGAACCAGACCCGCAGATTCGTTACATCCAGGACAGGCTCTGGGCCGGAAGACAGGGGAACGGCACGCCCGCTGGGTTCGGAGGATACCAGATGGCGGGTGTAGGCGTGTCTGGGGGATTGGAAGATTTCCTGCGCGGTCCCGGTTTCAACCACTTTCCCCTGGGACATGACCGCCACCTTGTCTGCGATATGCCGGACAACGCTCAAATCATGGGAGATAAAGAGCACGGCCATGTGCATGCGTTCCTGCAGCCGGGCCAAAAGGTCCAGGATCTGGCGTTGAACAGTGACATCCAGGGCGGTCGTCGGTTCATCGGCTATGAGCAGCTCCGGCTCGTTGGCCAGGGCCATGGCGATCATCACCCGCTGTCTCTGGCCCCCGGACAGTTGATGAGGGAAGGCCTGCATGCGTTTTTCCGGCTGATCGATTCCCACCATGTTAAGCAGCTCCAGACAGCGGTCTCTGGCCTGCAAGTTGCTGCCTCCCTGGTGGAGGACAATGTTCTCGCTGATCTGTTTGTGCACTGGGTGCAAAGGATTAAGAGAAGTCAGGGGCTCCTGAAAGATCATGCCTATCTGCCCGCCGCGGATGGAGCGGAGCTCACTCTCCTTGGCCTGCAATAGGTCCCTGCCCTTGAACATGATTCGTCCGCTGGGGTAGCTGATCTCATGCCGGTGGTGCAGGCCGAGGATGGAGAGGGCGGTCACCGATTTTCCGGATCCGCTTTCGCCGACCAGGGCCATTGTTTCTTTGCTGCCAAGGCTTATGTCCACGCCGTTGACGGCCACAAAAGACTCCGAACCGGTATGGAAAGCGACCCTGAGATCTTCAATATGCAAAAGAGGTGGCTGGGGCATACGATTGCGTGACGGCTCAGATGGAGTTTAGTTCTGCCGGGGGTCAAAGGCGTCCCGGGCCGCCTCGCCGATAAAGACAAGGAGACTGAGAAGCAAGGACAGGACCACAAAGGTTGAAATGCCGATCCAGGGGGCGTGCAGGTTGGCCTTGCCCTGGGCTAGGAGCTCACCCAAGGAAGGCGATCCCACCGGCAGGCCGAATCCGAGAAAATCCAGGGAAGTCAAAGTGGTAATCGCTCCGTTCAGGATAAAGGGCAGAAAGGTCATGGTGGCGATCATGGCATTGGGAAAGATGTGCTTGAACATGACAGTAGAGTCCCGGTGGCCCAGGGCCTTGGCCGCACGCACATAGTCCAGATTCCGGCCGCGGAGAAACTCGGCCCGGACCAGGTCCACCAGGGTCATCCAGCTGAACAGGAGCATGATGCCCAAAAGCCACCAGAAGTTGGGCTGCACAAAGCTGGAGAGGATAATCAGCAAAAATAAGACCGGCAGACCGGACCAGATCTCAATGAAGCGCTGGCCCAGGATGTCGATTTTCCCCCCGTAGTATCCTTGGACCGCCCCGACAGCTATGCCAATCAAGGAGCTCAGTCCGGTCAAGGCCAGCCCGAAGAGGACCGAGATCCGGAATCCGTAAATCAGCCGGGCCAGGACATCCCGGCCGTTGTCGTCCGTTCCCAGCCAGTTTTCGGAGCTGGGGGGAGCAGGCACGGCCTGGTTGATGGTGTAGTTGACTGTATCGTAGCTGAAGGGTATCGGCGGCCAGAGCATCCAGCCCTTGTCCTGTATCATGGCCTGGACCGCCGGGTCCCGGTATTCTGCTTCAGTTGGGAAGAACCCGCCGAATGCTGTTTCTGGGTAGGAAAAGAGCACCGGGCAGTACAGATCGTGATCGTACCAGATCAGGAGAGGCTTGTCGTTGGCTATGAATTCCGCTCCCATGCTGAGGAGGAAGAGGAGGAGAAAAAGATACAGGGACCAGTAGCCACGGCGGTTGCGCTTGAACTGCTCCCAGCGGCGGCGGTTGAGGGGGGAGAGGGTGGTGAGGCGCATGCCCTTATCCCTCCCTGGTCTCGAAATCTATCCGGGGATCGATCACTGTATACAGCACGTCGCTGATCAATTTGGTGAGTAGGCCTAAAAGGGTAAAGATGTACAAGGTGCCGAACATGACCGGGTAGTCGCGCTGCAGCGTGGACTCAAAGCCCAAGAGGCCCAGTCCGTCCAGGGAAAAAATGATTTCGATGAGCAGGGAGCCGGTAAAGAACATGCTGATGAA from Desulfovermiculus halophilus DSM 18834 includes the following:
- a CDS encoding FAD-dependent oxidoreductase; amino-acid sequence: MSDTWQRISGKEQGRRIESRVLEERIQEAVRHGHRHLQVEAMGHHGIGGRLWSAGREQVQITIIGPPGQRVGSMGFANTHIEVMGNASDDVGWLNAGAEIVVHGHVGNGTANAMAQGRILVAGNTGARCMTMTKHNPRFDPPELWVLGSVGDYFAEFMAGGIAVICGYQPQNPENILGYRPCVGMVGGKIFFRGPHQGYSRPDAVLEAVSDQDWNWLTAGLQLFVQRIEQEDLYSELARREQWQCLRARTPEEKRGLPRPGMGSFRTTVWDRELGQGGLIGDISRDDRSTIPVITTGDLRRYVPVWENRVFAAPCEASCPTGIPVQERWRLVREGRVDEAVDLALSYTPFPATVCGYLCPNLCMQSCTRAGQQIPAVDVAQLGRASLEAKAPQLPPLSGARVAVLGAGPAGLSVAWQLRLLGHEPVVFDRGGSLGGKISQVIPGSRIPHKVLYHELERIREVLPSIHLQHPLSKDQVDRLREEYDALVVAVGAHEPRVLPLPGKEHLVSALEFLRRAQEDTASPGKQVVIIGAGNVGCDAATEAARLGAEEVTLLDIQEPASFGEERRAAEAAGATFRWPVHVKEVRADGIELTDGEFLPADTVIVSVGDQLETGFLPDSADLEHGFVRVDATYQTADPKVFAVGDAVRPGLITDAIGAGRTVARTLDARFRSGTKDPEDVDRPMIDRSRITLEYFDPRRTSLSGVEECAGECASCGTCRDCGICIAICPQAAITRHGFEDGDFELVVDPERCIGCGFCAAACPCGIWNLVENEPL
- a CDS encoding ABC transporter permease encodes the protein MRLTTLSPLNRRRWEQFKRNRRGYWSLYLFLLLFLLSMGAEFIANDKPLLIWYDHDLYCPVLFSYPETAFGGFFPTEAEYRDPAVQAMIQDKGWMLWPPIPFSYDTVNYTINQAVPAPPSSENWLGTDDNGRDVLARLIYGFRISVLFGLALTGLSSLIGIAVGAVQGYYGGKIDILGQRFIEIWSGLPVLFLLIILSSFVQPNFWWLLGIMLLFSWMTLVDLVRAEFLRGRNLDYVRAAKALGHRDSTVMFKHIFPNAMIATMTFLPFILNGAITTLTSLDFLGFGLPVGSPSLGELLAQGKANLHAPWIGISTFVVLSLLLSLLVFIGEAARDAFDPRQN
- a CDS encoding glutamate synthase-related protein translates to MLATGSLVPSSLSIKDLPWQVHWSKERCTLCGRCTAVCPVQAIELGVFRKRSVQADLSLGHSPSTAHSVYHGIRQRIDPAYACVGCAMCAQVCPNDAILPYRSDEADKLRFHVNRGGQPRRRGGRRNVPEGVLDRIKFTRISMLTDPALDAGRHEFELRTLLGRVLSPEEQIAAWKENSWTPPVREIYPLIIGSMSFGALSPNMWEGLMMGVAYLNEELGMPVRMATGEGGCPPRLLRSRFLKYVILQIASGYFGWDEIIHALPEMTEDPCAVEIKYGQGAKPGDGGLLMWYKVNRLIAAIRGVPPGVSLPSPPTHQTKYSIEEAVAKMIQSMSMAWGFRVPVYPKISATSTALAVLNNLTRNDYAAGLAIDGEDGGTGAAYNVSMDHMGHPIASNLRDCYLNLVKLGKQNEIPLFAAGGVGKRGNLAANAAALIMLGASGVQIGKYVMQAGAGCLGSETDRCNICNIGLCPKGITSQDPRLYRRLDPEKVAERVVDLFLSFDTELRKIVAPLGRSTSLPIGMSDALGIDDPNIAQRLQIRYVV
- a CDS encoding ABC transporter ATP-binding protein, with amino-acid sequence MPQPPLLHIEDLRVAFHTGSESFVAVNGVDISLGSKETMALVGESGSGKSVTALSILGLHHRHEISYPSGRIMFKGRDLLQAKESELRSIRGGQIGMIFQEPLTSLNPLHPVHKQISENIVLHQGGSNLQARDRCLELLNMVGIDQPEKRMQAFPHQLSGGQRQRVMIAMALANEPELLIADEPTTALDVTVQRQILDLLARLQERMHMAVLFISHDLSVVRHIADKVAVMSQGKVVETGTAQEIFQSPRHAYTRHLVSSEPSGRAVPLSSGPEPVLDVTNLRVWFPISKGILKRTVDHFKAVDGVDVDIKAGESVGIVGESGSGKTTLGLAVLRLIHSQGKILLNGRRIDQLSPKKMRPLRKDIQVVFQDPFGSLSPRMPAQDIIAEGLGLHRGADKNEQEMLVIKAMETVHLDPEFRNRYPHEFSGGQRQRIAIARALVLRPKLIILDEPTSSLDRSVQGQIIDLLRKLQAEMRLSYLFISHDLKLVRALCHRVLVMRQGRIVESGLAEDIFTSPRTAYTRELLQAAFA